AATGCTTGGCCTACGACAAAGAACTCAGCCGCGGCGGACATTTCATCGGTGGCGAAGCCCTCGACTCGGCTCGTAAAGCGGTGACCCTCCGGATCAAAAACGGCGCTGTCGACGTCACCGATGGCCCCTTCATCGAAACCAAAGAAACGCTCGGCGGCATTCTGCTGCTGGAAGCCCGCGACCTCGAGCACGCTATCGCCCTGATGTCGAAGCACCCCGGGGTCCGCATCGGTCCGTTCGAAATCCGTCCCGCCAACGAAGCGGTCAACTGCCTCATCGCCGAGCGTATGAACGCCCCAGAGTAGTTCTCCCCGCGATCGATCCCTGGCCATTCGCACCGCTGCTCCCCCGCGCGAACTTCACCCGCCGCCGGCTGTCCTCTCTTCTGCATCGCCAAAACCGGAGAGTCTTCCTAAAAAAGAGTCTCCGGTAGCAGCAAGTCGCTCGAAGTAGCCAAACGACTAGCCAGGCAATTCTTCGACAGCAGCGCGACACGAGTGTGGCGCGACTTCGAAGGGGCGTGACACGAGTGTGCCGCGATTTTTGATAGCAGCGCGACGTAAGAACGATAAATCTCAGAAAACGGAGGCGGGGTTTTGCGAAGATCATCCGCCGCTTAAAATACCTTTCTAAGCTCTACAAGCTAAGCCGGATGGGTGGCCGAGTGGTTTAAGGCAGCAGTCTTGAAAACTGCCGTAGTCGAAAGGCTACCGGGGGTTCGAATCCCTCCCCATCCGCTGGGTATGTCGCACCAATTAGCAGGGTGTCGTTTTCCCTAGGAATATCGCACTTTTCATTTTTGCGGTGCGATTCGGTGCTAGTGTACACGGTAGTGTACTGCTTCGGATTCTGCTTCGCCTTTTCGGGGCTGGTTTCGGGCTCGTTGGTAGCCTTGGCGAAGTGGTCTTCGGTTGTCTGAAAGTAGTGTTTGCGGGCGACTTCTTCGCTGTTTCCCAGCCACTCGCAAACCACATGCGAGGGGAATTGCTCGGCTAGTTCTGTCTGGCGTGAGCTTCGCAAGTTGTGGAACAGGCGCGGCCAAGGTTTCAGGCCAGCGCGTTTGACGATCTTCTCGAAGGTTGTCCGCAAATTGCAATTGCGCCAGCCGGTTTCGATCTTCTGCCGCGATACGAGCTTGTCATCAATAACGTGCACGGCTCCTTCGGGAGCCAGGGCGAAGGATGTCTCGAGGTGCTCGAGCAGTTCGGGGAATAGCGGGATCGTGCGCGATTCCTTGCCGACGTGGTGCTCGGTCTTTGGCGAGCGGACGTTGATTCGTTTGGCGGACCAATCGACATCTTGCCAGCGGAGCGAGAGAACTTCACTAGGGCACCGCAGGCCACCGAAACGCGCTAGGGCGACAATCAACCGCCAATGATGGTCGGGGCAGGCCTCGAGCAGTTTGGCGGCATCCTGAGGCGTGATGAAGTGGCTACGGTCGGGCATCGAGGCTTGAATCGAAACGTCGGCAAAAGGGCTTTCCAGAATCAGCCGACGGCGCACCGCGGCGCGGAATACCATCGTCGCAAACTGCAATCGCTTCCGAACGGTCATCGGCGCGAGCTTCGTCCCCAGCAGGAACAGCTTGTAGTTGTCGGCATCCCCAGCGGAAATATCGCGCAGCTGTTTCGACTCGCCAAAGTATTCGAGCAAGCTTCGCTCCCCCTGCTTCCAAATTACTTTGGTCGCTGGTTTGACGTCGGTTCGACCGGCGACGTACTCGGCAATGAATGGGCCAAGGTTCGATGCCGCGCGGCTGGGGCAAAGTCCTACCGCTGCCACCTTATTCTGTAGCGTGGCGTCGATGCTCGAGAGCCATGCCGACAAATCGCGGTCGTGAGCGTTGCCGGTCATCTTGGCCGATAGCAACTGCTCGACTCGCGCACAAACCGTTTCGGCGGTTTTCTGTGTTGCCTTGCCAAGTCGGATCGTTTGCCGCTTCTCGCTATCGTCGACAAATTGAATCCACCGATGCCCATCAGGGCGTTTGACGATGCTTGCCATAGCTTATTTGCTTTCCTGATCGGCTTTGCGACCGAGTGTAATTTTGAGTTCGAGGAACTGCCCGATCGCGTTCAGAGCTTCGGTCGAGAGTCCACGTTGCCCGTTATAGAACAAAGCGAGCGTTGCTTCGCTGATGCCGGTTTCCTTCGCGATTCGATAGCGGGTAAATCCCGAATCGTCGATCGCTTGGCGAATCTGATCGGTCACAAGTTTGGTTCGCTTCTTGGCCATAGCCTGCTAGCCTACTAGTTACTTTGCGCTGTGTAAAGCTGTTTGCTGGTGGTGATTGCCGATAGCTTGTCTCACCCCGCTTCTAGTGCCGGTGGTTCCTCGAGGCTATCCGACATGGCCATCTTGGCAATCTTGGAACTGTTGCCATCGAGATACGCCAGATTTCCCGCAGTTTCTTCAACATTGCCAAGAGTGCCAAGTTCTGTCGCTTCGGCTGGGCTGGCATTGTTGTCGGGCCATCGCCACCACCAAGGGCCAGGGATTTCGTGGCGCTCGGAGATAATTCCTAGTTCTCGCTTGGCTCGCCCTAGCGTTCGTTTGCTTCCCGCTTCGCCGTTCTTCCATTCGTCTTCAAGTTCTTTTGCCAAGCGAGGGCCACTTGCGAGCGCCGACGTCAGCCAATCCACTGCTTCGCTACGTGTTGCCGCTATCGGGCCGGGTTTGCCTCGAGTCGATTGTTTGTACTGAAGCGCGAGAGCATCGTCGGCACTCATCGCCACACTATCCGCTTCCCAAACAATTCGCGCAGGTTCGCCGCTGATTGAATAGGCTAGCCCCTCTCCTTCGTGGGCAAGGTTGTTTTTGCCAGGAAGAAACAGCCGACGTTCCTTGTTGTCGGGATCGCGGGTGATATGCCACACCGCTCGGGCAATGCCGGTGAACGCGCGGCTACCTAGGGCCAGTTCGTCGGCACTTGTTCCGGCTCCCTTCCGTCGATGGGCAACGATCAAAACAGCTGCGCCAACTTTCTCAGCAAGCTTGAGAATAGGAGTGAGCACCGATCGCACTTCGTTGTCTCGGTGGGCGTCGGTCTTCCCACCAAGAAAGCTGCCGATAGGGTCAATCACAATCAGCTTGCAGTCGGGGTATCTCTCTAGGGCCGATTCGATGGCATCGACATCAGCAAGCGTTATCAGCTTTTCGTACCGCTGCCCCTCACCATCAACGCGGCGAACCGCAGCAAGCAGTTGCACCTTTCGTGCGTCGGCTCCATGAGCATCGAGTCGGGGGCGAATAGTGTCAGCTGGGTCGTCTTCGGCAGAAATGAGAATCACCGACCCTTGGGGGCAGGGGCGACCATCGGGCCAAGGGGTGCCGGTAGTAACTCGCGAAGTGGCGTCGATCGTCATGAACGACTTTCCCTCGCCAGGACTGCCGACTAGCAGTGTGATTCGTCCCATCGGAATACGGCCGGGCCATAGCCAGTCGACTTCGCGGGCTTCAACATCAGCAAGGCAAGTTAGAATCGGGCCGGGCTCGAGTGGTTGCTCGGACTCGGGAATTGGCGTCGGTTCCCACATGGGGGTTGCTTTCAATAGTTGGGCGAGTTGTTCGAGGGTTCCTCCTGCTGCAATCCAGTCGCTTACGTCTCCTTTCAGAGGCAGGCCGGGGAGTTTGACCACTCGAATCGACTTCGCGATTCCTTCAAGGGTATGGGCCACTTGCTGGGCGTGATTGCGGCCGGGCTCGTCATTGTCGGGGAAGATCACGACATCGCGACCAGCGAGAAACGCGGCGTGCTCGGCGGTCCACTTTCCAGCGCCGCCAGCGTTGCATGTGGCAAGCATTCCAAGGTCCTTAAGGTTGTCGACGTCTCTCTCCCCTTCTGGAATACCGACGTCCACACCGGGGTTGCCGACGATGTCAGGGAGGCTATAGGGGATCACTCGCACACCTTTCACGGACCAATCCCAGCCACCACCCTCGCTCGGCTTTCGCTGCCGAAAGTCTTTAGGCTCGAAGCGCACCACTTGGAAAAGCACCTTCCCCGTTTCGTCGCGATAGTCGTACTCGGCGACAATCTTGCTACTTGTCTTCGGTCGCTTTTGTGGTCGATCACGCTCGGGCCAAAGGTCGCGCTTTTCGATGCCCATGGCTTGGCAGATTTCCTCGAGCGAGCACTTGGCGTGGCAGGTGAGAAGCACGTTCCCTTGGTCCCCTACCGCAATCGAAAGGCTGGGGTTTCGGTCGTTATGCGCGGGGCAACAGGCTTTCCACCTATTGCCTGATTGCCTCACGTTTTCAAGCTTGGCGAGCACTTTATCGATGGGGCTCATTGGTTGCCCCCTTGTCGCTGCGAGGCAATCCAGCGTTCGATGTCGACAATCGAATAGCGCACCAATCGACCACACCGCACATACGGCAGGCCGGGCGTTTCTTCGAAGGTCATCCCCCAAAGTTTGCGAGGCGAAACAGCAAGCATCTTGGCCGCTTCGCGAGGGTCAACTAACAACTGCTTGGTAGGCTGTCGATCGTTCATCTTCGTTCCCTTCGTGCATGAGTTACTAGCGAGTGTTTCTCGTCAGCTCCCAAACTAAGGGACGTTCCGACAGATCGAATTTGTCGGAGAGAATTGTCGGAAAGATTCGCGTCAGAGTGCGAGTATTTGTAGGGGAAAGCAGGGGATAGTTTTTCTCTCCGACAATTGTTTTGCTTGTCGGAGTCACTTGCCAGAAGCACGCTTTTGTCGCTGGTACACACGATCGAGCAGATTATCGAATTCAGCGATTGACATATCTAATCCGCGAGCGAAATCACCTTTGTAAGTACCCACTTCCTTCGCATTCTTCCAGTCGTCTGCAATCCGCTGTTCGTCGTATTCCTCTCGCTCAGTTTTTTGGGGGCCTCGCTTCTTTCGAGTTTGCTTCACTTTGGAAGGTGCTGCTTCTGGTGGCTTGGTGATTTCTAGCAGCATCCCTAGGAACTCTTTGACGGTTGTATTCTCATCAACCACAGCGCCCCGGATTTTTAGCATTCCACGAATCACTTCCCATTCGGGCTGGTGCTTATCCATGCCAGGGGCGAAGACTTCGAGGCGAGCGAGATCGTCGGCACCTATCACCATGGACGGAAGTTCAATCGTCGGAAACATGCTGGGCGTTACGTTCTTCACCTTCTCACTCTCGCGCGTCATCGGCGCGAACGGCTTTTCGAGCCATCGCACCGGGCGATTGGGGTCGAGAGGTGCGGCTTCACTCTGCGAGGCCTTGTAGGTGGTTACACGAATCGGCTGAAGTGATTCGCGTGGGTCCGCTTTGGTAGTAAAGCTGGTGAATTCAACCGGCCTCATCGACTCATCAAACTTGCGGCGCAGGGTGCTCGATGCAAGTCGCAGGTATTGAACTGCCTCGAGCAGATCGTTGAATACGATCGTATCTTCTTCATAGACTTCAAAGTGAACTCGCTGGAAATCCGGTGGCATCTCTTCCGGTTCGGGGTAGCTTTCATGGTTGGGGAAAAGCTTCTTTAACTCTTCGTAGTGAAGGTCAATCAGGAACTGCGGAGCGTAGTGAATCTCGATCGTTTGCTTCTTTCCGACATCGCCGTTGAGAATCTGCGATGCCGTGAAATTGAGCTTCGCAAGTCGTTTCCATGGTGTGTAGAGCTTCTGCTTGAACTCGTTCGCGTAGTCGACTCCGACGTTCACTTTGAGCCACTCGATGCCCCGCTCTACTTGATATTTGCGGAAGAGAATATCGAGGTCGAGTGCTTCCAGGGGCAATCGCAGCTTGGCCAGTTGTTGCGATATAGCTTCGAGGCGTTGCCTTTGGTGGTCGGTGAGCTTCTCGAGTTGTTGCCAAACAGATTCGCGAATCGCTCGCGCTTCGTTGGATAGTTTGCGATGCTTCGCATGATCGGCAGGACGATGATAGTCAGCTGCGATGGTGCCAAGGTCTTTGGCAAGTGGGTCGAGACAATCGTCGCAAAGGTGCCAGGAATCAGAAGCTTTAGCCATCGTGCTCGACAATCCGCAAGGGTGGTGGGCTACTACCTACAACCCCAGCAAAATGAAGCATTCGCGAGCAACTGGCAAGCGTAGCTTTGCCATTAGGTGCGACAATAAACGAGCAGAAGCAACACGCAGCAAATACCGATACTGACAGCAAACCCCATTCAAGAAACTATGGCCGTAAAATGTCCCCGCTATGCTCGACGGTCTCGGCACTTCCCTAGCGCCGGATTATCGCCCCTAGGGCCTCGCATCACCGGATGCCGGGTTTCCCACTTTCCCGAAAACTCTAGCCTAGGTTCACGTTCGGTCTAGTGCTCGTCAGTCGCCACAAAATGAACGTAGGGGGGCTGGGGTTGGGTGATTGCGGGCGTGGTGGTTTACTTGCTGAACTTGCCGCGGGATTCGCGGGCGAAACCGAGATCGGCCAAGGCGTCGAGAATTTCTTCGATCTGCTCGGCATTTCCGCGGGTGAATTGCATGGCAAGTAATCCGGGGTTAGGTTAGCCAACTTATCTAGGAATTTCAGATCCGTATCGACCGTCCCACGTTACGCGCTTTTGGGAAATAACTTAATGAGTCTTCGGCCGCAGCAAGACGTCCACAAAAGTCTAATATCGACCACAAGTCGGCTAGTTGGTGAGTACGAGACGGACTGTGCCTTGCTCTCTCATGCATGGCCTGACTTTAGGGATCGAAGCGCTTTTATTCGCAGGGAGGAAGGACCCGCTTCACGAAGCGCCTTCATTTTTGCATTTCGAACCGTTGTGTCCGAGGAAAGAATGGGGCCAGTTCCCAACTACAACCCTGTCGGTGAAATGATCTGTTCGTACCTTGCAGTTCTTTACGGAAAGCGATTTGACTCTCACGGGCAAATAGAGGGAAGCGGTTACTTTCGACTCCCCGATCTAAGTGAGTTTGGGCATTTATGCCGAAGTGATCTATCGTTCAACTCCCATAAAGTGCGAGTCGACTACTCTGTGCCCCTCAATCTAGTAGAGTTCTCGCGTATTGAGCGACTACTAAAGGCTGGAGCAATTGACATAAAGTTTCTGCGGTCGTTTCAGACTATTTGCAAGTTCTACCTTCAATCGTTGCAAACAGCTGAGCATGATCCAGAAGTCGCATACCTTCATTTGATTACTGCAATCGAGGTGCTTTCGAACTTCTTTGAGTTCGAGAAGGATGAGTTGCTTGACGACAGAACATTGAATGCGTTGAGTGAGATCGAAAGCGGATTGACCGACGGAAAGCAGATCGCTGCTTTGTTTCGCAGTAGGATGTTGCAAGTTAAACGTCGTTTTTTGAAGTCTGTTCTTCGGCTAGTCGACGACGACTTCTTTACGCGATCAGAGGCAACTGAGCCACTATTTGCTCTGAAGCTTGACAGTTTTGAATCATGTATGGGCGCTGCCTACGACCTTCGAAGCAGATACGTGCATACAGGAGTACCGTTCGGGTCCTGGGTTTCGAGAGGAATTGGCGGGCCAAATACAGAAGTGCAAGTTGGTGCGCCTGTTGTCGACGAAGATCGAGAACTTGGGAAGCTTATTGGGAGGGCCCCAACGTTTGCGGGATTGGAACGTGTAACGCGATATGTGATTCTCAGATTGGCAGAATCACAGGGTGTATACGTGGCACCGCCTTCGACTTGAAATAGCCAGTCAAACTGTGATTTAGCAATCAACCAAACAACAGGAAGTGTGCAATGAACTCACTTAGCTGGGTGAGGAACAGAGCATAGTTAGCACGCTCGGCCGCTGCCGACGATTGCCAATCGGCGATGAACTTCTCGAGGTCAACGGCGGGGCTGGTGGGCTGATTCACGGGAGAGTCGATACCGATGGTTGCTTGCGAGCTAGAAAGGGGGCTCGCTGTTATACCATCCATCGGAAGGGGGCGACTAGGAATCGCGATTAGCTCGCCTACCCACGGCATCGGGTCCTATGGCTGAACCTTTGCAGCTGGGGATATCCGGAACTAGCGACGGTGCCAAGTTCCTTAGATGGATCGGGCAGAGCAAAAACAGTTCAGTGTCCTGCTAGTTCGTCACTGCGTCGCATGCGTTGGAAGCGGGAAAGAACCTAAGCCCTGGGGCCTAGGCCGATGGTCGTGAAGCTTTGACCATGGCCAGAATGCCCGCGCGGAGAGGCTCGGGGAGTGTGGGCCAAGCTTCGAGCAGGGCTCGCAAACGGGGATCGGCGGAAACTGCTTCGGATTCTGCTTCGCCTTGCTTTTCAGAATGACGTAAGTTGTTTGTGTGACAATGCTTTACGTCGATCGCTTCGAATCCCTCCCCATCCGCTGGGTATGTTGCGCCGAGAATCGCAGGGTCTCGTTTTCCCTAGGAATATCCCACTTTTCATTTTTGCGGTGCGCGAAAAGATTGATGCGCGGGTGCTAGTGTACACGGTAGTGTACTGCTTCGGATTCTGCTTCGCTCCATCTAGCATCGATTGGGGATCGGCTTGAGCCGTGGCGAAGAACCTGCCCCCATTGGCAGATTTTGTTCGCGCAGAGACCTCTCACGAATTCGAGATATCGTCGAAAGCCTCGGGGCCTACTAGCAAGGCTTTTTAACGATTCGCTTGATGCGGGTTCTGACCGATTCCGCGGGACTGTGCCACTGCAGCACAGCAGGGTGTGCGGAACTGATTCGCTCAAGAAGAATTGCACGCCCATGGCTCCCTGCGGTTGCTGGGCCGAGGTGCGTTTTTCTAAGCATTTTTCTTAGCATACTTCCCCGGACCGACGCCTGATTCTTCGCTCCATTGGAGCCAACAACGTCGTAATGCGAGGAGTGGCTCAGCACCACAATTCAGCATGGCACAGTTATTGCGACACTAGAGCCTTGGGTTCATCACTGGGGAGTGTTTCGCTCTGCGAAAGGTGCGGTGTGGCCATGCGTAACCTCATGCTTTGGTTCGTGTTTCCTGCGGCTCTTTTAGGAGCCACTTACGCGCATGCTGACAATCAACAATCGTTTGATCAGCTTGGAAAAGAACTCGGTGAAATTGCTGCCAAAGCGTCGGCCGAAGCCGATCCGAAACTGCGTTCCCAGCTACAACAGCAGGCCATCGCAAAGCAGCAAGAGCTAACGCAGTTTCTTGCAAAGCTTGACGTTGATTCGCGATCAAAACTGCGAGTCCATAATGACCCGCTGGCCATCTTAAAAGAAAGACTTGAGCAAGGGCGTGCGCTCTACGCCAAGAATGAAGATGCCGCTGCCCTGGCCATAAAATTCTGTCAGGAGGCAACTGCAGAAACGGACCCTCTCTTAAGGGAGGGAAAACTGCAGAAAGCCGAGCAGCAAATCCGCAAGTTAGGTGTGCGACTAACGAGCATTCCTGACTATGCCATCATTGCCACCGACGTGGAGCTCTCTAGTGACTTGCTGGAAACCTTCACCAGCATCGCCAAGAATATTCGTCTTCGCGTTTACAGCAACACCATTCTCGAGAACCTGGAAGCACAGCTGATCGCTTTTCGTGAAAAGTTGAGTGCGGCACAAGACGAGAACCTTGTCTGGATAACCACACAACATCAAGAGTTTGGAGATACCCTCGCGACCGCGGGACTTCTACCTCAAGGGACATTTGAGGGCATGATAACGGTCAGCAGTGCCCAACTGGTGATGGTCGGTAATGAGAAAGAAAACGTAAAGTTCACAGAAGGGGCATTCACGGGGCGAATCAAACTGGTGCTGAAGGGAACTGTCGCTACGGGAGTTGTTTCTTTTGGGGAGGAGGAAGGTAGGTCGGTAGCAAGGCTGAATGGCACTATGAACGCAGCTTCTGGCAAGATCATGTTTCACCTTAACGCCCCAACTTTAGGGGCGATGCCTGGGGTGGTTGTTACACAGTTTCGTGGATTGGGTGATGGCACATCGGTGATGGCTAGCCGCATTGTTGGTAATTTGAGTTTAGATGTCAGCCTAACAGGTACTTGGGAAGAAGATGGTGAAACAAAGACTTCAGAGTTTCGTTTCACGGCTGTCGGCAAGTGGGAAGCAGATCAGCCTTTGGCTGTGAAATAATTTGTATCTCCGATTACGGTGTCGCCACTCATCGGCCATTTTTAGGGAGTAACTACCTATGAGACATTTCATTCCTTATGTCATCACATTAATGGTAATGGGGGGCGTAGTAACCTCTAGCTTACGCGCAGAGGCACCACCGCAAGGGCAGCCCAAACTTGGGTTTACAGGAACGATTGTCGATATGCCCAAGGACTTTGAGATTCCAGCGCCCGAAGGGCTGCCGAATCGGGGCATACGGGTCGATCGTGTTAATGCCAGCGGACCAGCGGCAAAAATGGGGCTCGAGCGAGGCGACATCATTGTTGCCATCGACATTTGGCGATTCACAACACTCGAAGGTTATCTTCAAGCTTTGCGATGCGCCGAGCAGCGTCCATCGATCTACATTCGGAACGTGAGAAATGGAAAGCTTATTCGCCGTACCATCGATTTGCCACATCAAGTCAACGAGGAAGAATGTATGGCTAAATCTCCCCACACCTATTGGATTGCCATCGATCTCGAAGAGGATATGCGTGAGTAGAACCCATAGCCAAGCCTTCTGAGACAGATGAGTGCGCAGGCGAGCTGGAGGAAGGCTTGGTAGAGGTGATGATGATATTCGCGGTGCTTGCTGGAGCGTGCTGTAGGCGAGCGTGACTTCAGCAGGCGACGCGCTCGAGGCGGAACAAGCCCAAGGAATTCCTTGGGCATCTGCCTCGACCATTCACATCGCTGCTTTTGCCGAGCATCGGTGACCGGTTCCCATGAACTTCGTTAGCGTTTTGGCAACGAGCTAATTGAGGAACAGGGGGGTGATGGGTTCTTATGGGGTTGGCTTACCGAGCGTTTTGAGACGCTCGATGATTTCGAGCGCGCGTTTGGCCTCTTCGGTGCGGCGGTATTCGAGACGGGCTTTTCCGTCTTCTTGCCACTCTTTGGAAAATTCCCTGGTAAGGCCTTTGTCGGTTAGATCCTCGCTTTCAGGAAGATCCCAGGAATCCGTGCGGAATTCGGGAATCGGCATTTCCGGTAAACCTGCTACCTTGAGATTGCCCATTGGAGAGTGCCCCCAAGCATATCGAACGTGAACCGGCTGAGGCACCAGCGGGCTCCAGACATGGACGGTCTTGGCTGCTTCCCAGATATCGCCTTTGGTCGAGCGGCGGGCGTAGGCTTTGTAGTATTTGCCATCCTCCCCCGCGAGGGCAAAGCCTTCGAGGATGTTTCCCCAGTCGACACGTTGCACCCGTTTGTCAAAAGTGAGGATCATCTCGTCCCCTTCCGTTTTGACCGAAAGCAATTTCGCCTCCTCCCATTGCGCCTTCTGGTCGTAAAACTTGTTCAGAGCCCAACGCGCTGCACGTTGGCCGAGTTCGACCTTCTTGGGAGGATGGAGTCCGGGCGACTGCACATCGTAGGCGGGGATGTATCCGTTGGTGAGCGGATCCTTGAGATCTTCCACACCTAGACGCTGGGCCTCGCGGATAAACGGAGGGCCTGGAGGTTGGAGTTCGAAATCTTCCTCGCTCTGGGGATTGCCGCCGGCGCAGAAACCAATCACGCCATAGGCGATCGTTGGGTCTTGGAAATCCTCACGCACCCCTTCGATCAGGGCTTTGGTCATCCAACGGTAGAATTTCGGACGGCAGTTGCCGGTCATCGCGTTGTTGTAGCCGTGGTGGAGCAGCACGCCCTTGATGTTGTAGCCTTTGAAAACGCCGAACATGCCGTTGTAAACGCTGCCGGGGTGGCTGGGGCTTTTGCCGGGAATGTTCCAGGAGCGAACATTGTCTCCATTTTCCGGTTTTTTTGGCCACTTGTCTTCCGGCAGCTTTTTGTCCTGGGCTTGTTTCAGCTCTTTTTCATATTGCGCCATGGAAACGGCTTGGAGGTCGAAGGTGGCACGCTGGGCATTGATGTTCTCGACCAGCGCCTTGCCCGAAGGGATTTCCTGAAACTTGTGGGGAGGCACCAAAGCCTCCATCGAGGCACCACCGCGAGAGTTCTTGATCAGGCCGATCGGGATTCCCAGAGAAAGCTGAACCTGCTTGCCGAACACGAAGCCGATGGCGGAGAATTCGAGCGCGGTTTCCGGGGTGGAAGTCACCCAGCCACCGGTGTCGATGGTTTCGCGGCGGATGTCCTCCTGCGGATCGGCCTGCTCGTTGGTGGTGATGGAAAACAGGCGCAGGTTAGGCAGATTCGCCTGCGCGGATTCCGTGTCCTTGTTCAATACGTTCTTGAGCGGAAACGCCATGTTGCTCTGACCATACATAACCCACACATCGCCGACGACGATGTTGGTCATTTCCACTTTCTCGCCACCGGCGGTGACAGTCAGGTTCTGTGGCTCCGCACTTGCATCGCGGGCGGGGAAGGTGACTTCCCAGCGGCCTTTTTCGGCCGCAGCCTTGGCTTCGGCTTTGTCCTGGCCGAGCTGCACCGAGACACTTTCACCGGGGTTCGCCCACCCCCAGATGACGATAGGTTTGCCGCGCTGGAGCACCATGTTGCTGTCGAAGATGGCGTGGAGTCTGAGTTTGCCCGTTGGCGCGGCTTCTTGCGCGATGCCGGGTAAAGTAAGGCAGGCCATGGTGAGCAAAACAGCAAGGGAGAGGATGTTGGTTCGCATGGGATGGTGCTGGTCTCAAATGGCGGCGAAGGATGTGTTGGGGATTCGGGTATTAACGGCGGTTGAAAAAGGAGGCGCGGGGTGCCCGAATATGGTGACGCTTGGTTAGGAACGGGGCTCCGGTCGGGGTGTAGGTGGCGTGGTCGCGATCGGTTTTTACAGCCGCCGGAATGTGGGCAGCGTTCGGCGTCCTGGAGGCAGTAGCTTCATCAGTGTAATTGGATGATCAACGTATTTCAGTCCCTGCTGCGAGAGCCGGTTGCAAATCCCTAGTTTGCCAGCTAAGCCTGCTAGGAACGTGGAGCGTAGGAAGCAACGAAAGGAGTTTTGCGATGGGCTCACGATCCCGCGACATGGCGGGGTCCAGGATGGAACCCGAGCGGTTTGACTTCCGCCCCCAACTTGATGATGAGCTGTGGACGTGGATTGCTGATCTGTCGCCTCCCTCGTGGCGGAGTTGGAACAGCAGCGCGGGAAGGTGGCTGATAGTTCAGTCGGGGGTGGGCTGAGTGTAAAGATGCAAGCAGTGGCAGATCTATCGATTTTTTCTATCTATGAAATCGATAATTATCGATTTGCCTAAGGGTGGCCGGGGCGTAATAGTTCTAAGTTATAGTGAACTTATCTAAGCGCTCACATTTCCTTTTTAGGGCCCTCTAGTTGTGCGAAAACGCGCGGCTGGGTGATGCAGGCTCATCAGCTCTTCAAAGCCTCGATGTCAGCTGGGTGTGTCAAA
This window of the Pirellula staleyi DSM 6068 genome carries:
- a CDS encoding YciI family protein, yielding MKFVCLGFIDENKFAALPQPEIERLMQECLAYDKELSRGGHFIGGEALDSARKAVTLRIKNGAVDVTDGPFIETKETLGGILLLEARDLEHAIALMSKHPGVRIGPFEIRPANEAVNCLIAERMNAPE
- a CDS encoding helix-turn-helix transcriptional regulator, giving the protein MAKKRTKLVTDQIRQAIDDSGFTRYRIAKETGISEATLALFYNGQRGLSTEALNAIGQFLELKITLGRKADQESK
- a CDS encoding AAA family ATPase — encoded protein: MSPIDKVLAKLENVRQSGNRWKACCPAHNDRNPSLSIAVGDQGNVLLTCHAKCSLEEICQAMGIEKRDLWPERDRPQKRPKTSSKIVAEYDYRDETGKVLFQVVRFEPKDFRQRKPSEGGGWDWSVKGVRVIPYSLPDIVGNPGVDVGIPEGERDVDNLKDLGMLATCNAGGAGKWTAEHAAFLAGRDVVIFPDNDEPGRNHAQQVAHTLEGIAKSIRVVKLPGLPLKGDVSDWIAAGGTLEQLAQLLKATPMWEPTPIPESEQPLEPGPILTCLADVEAREVDWLWPGRIPMGRITLLVGSPGEGKSFMTIDATSRVTTGTPWPDGRPCPQGSVILISAEDDPADTIRPRLDAHGADARKVQLLAAVRRVDGEGQRYEKLITLADVDAIESALERYPDCKLIVIDPIGSFLGGKTDAHRDNEVRSVLTPILKLAEKVGAAVLIVAHRRKGAGTSADELALGSRAFTGIARAVWHITRDPDNKERRLFLPGKNNLAHEGEGLAYSISGEPARIVWEADSVAMSADDALALQYKQSTRGKPGPIAATRSEAVDWLTSALASGPRLAKELEDEWKNGEAGSKRTLGRAKRELGIISERHEIPGPWWWRWPDNNASPAEATELGTLGNVEETAGNLAYLDGNSSKIAKMAMSDSLEEPPALEAG
- a CDS encoding helix-turn-helix domain-containing protein, with translation MNDRQPTKQLLVDPREAAKMLAVSPRKLWGMTFEETPGLPYVRCGRLVRYSIVDIERWIASQRQGGNQ
- a CDS encoding PDZ domain-containing protein, translating into MRHFIPYVITLMVMGGVVTSSLRAEAPPQGQPKLGFTGTIVDMPKDFEIPAPEGLPNRGIRVDRVNASGPAAKMGLERGDIIVAIDIWRFTTLEGYLQALRCAEQRPSIYIRNVRNGKLIRRTIDLPHQVNEEECMAKSPHTYWIAIDLEEDMRE
- a CDS encoding sialate O-acetylesterase, with protein sequence MRTNILSLAVLLTMACLTLPGIAQEAAPTGKLRLHAIFDSNMVLQRGKPIVIWGWANPGESVSVQLGQDKAEAKAAAEKGRWEVTFPARDASAEPQNLTVTAGGEKVEMTNIVVGDVWVMYGQSNMAFPLKNVLNKDTESAQANLPNLRLFSITTNEQADPQEDIRRETIDTGGWVTSTPETALEFSAIGFVFGKQVQLSLGIPIGLIKNSRGGASMEALVPPHKFQEIPSGKALVENINAQRATFDLQAVSMAQYEKELKQAQDKKLPEDKWPKKPENGDNVRSWNIPGKSPSHPGSVYNGMFGVFKGYNIKGVLLHHGYNNAMTGNCRPKFYRWMTKALIEGVREDFQDPTIAYGVIGFCAGGNPQSEEDFELQPPGPPFIREAQRLGVEDLKDPLTNGYIPAYDVQSPGLHPPKKVELGQRAARWALNKFYDQKAQWEEAKLLSVKTEGDEMILTFDKRVQRVDWGNILEGFALAGEDGKYYKAYARRSTKGDIWEAAKTVHVWSPLVPQPVHVRYAWGHSPMGNLKVAGLPEMPIPEFRTDSWDLPESEDLTDKGLTREFSKEWQEDGKARLEYRRTEEAKRALEIIERLKTLGKPTP